The segment atacgctaaagtTTAGTTCAGGGAGTTAATAGAACCCCGTAAAGTTCGAGGGGTACTAAATAAAAAAGGGTAGTTCGGTACACTAAAGATATCGCTAtgtgcggtgtccggggaagggccccaccacaagagagtatcgtacgcagccttaccttacatttctgccagagactgtttccaaggcttgaacccgtgacctcctggtctcatggtaacaactttaccagttagtCGATGGGTAGTAAATGCTTTACTTAatatataattaagtaaataaaaatattttctttctctagTAAACTTACCAATAACATCAACAGTAGTTTTACCATTGGAAAATCTTCCAGTTGGTCCATCAGGGAAATCAATTCCATAAGGCAAATAATCAGCTCTAGCTAATGACCTAATCACATTATTATTCCCATTATCCACTAATGAATCACCAAATATAAAGTAACAAGGTACTTGTGGTTCACCTTTTGtcacataattattattataccCTAATAATAAACTCAACATAATTAACA is part of the Capsicum annuum cultivar UCD-10X-F1 unplaced genomic scaffold, UCD10Xv1.1 ctg72358, whole genome shotgun sequence genome and harbors:
- the LOC124894259 gene encoding GDSL esterase/lipase At1g29660-like, with translation MGREVIKSIWIMLIMLSLLLGYNNNYVTKGEPQVPCYFIFGDSLVDNGNNNVIRSLARADYLPYGIDFPDGPTGRFSNGKTTVDVIAELLGFDDYIPPYATARGRQILRGVNLASAAAGIREETGQQLVLILYFIFIIITVALFYVIVFD